One Caenibius sp. WL genomic window, TCCAGTGTCCGGCAGCCTTGTGGGTAGAGCGCGAGACGTTCGGCGAATATCCCTTCGGGTTCGGTGTAAGCGCCGTGCACCGCATCCGAAATCGCCTGCATGGCGGGGAGATCGGCGGCGGCAGTCTGGCGCCAGCCATCCCGTGATGCCTCGTTCATGTCCGTACCTTTTTCGGAGTGGGATCGTTGTGGCTGCCACGCATCAGACCAGACCGAGCTTGGCCAGTTCCTTAACGAGGTGGCCGGGTAGAACGTCACCTTCCATGACCCCGCTGCCGAGATCGGGCGGGGCGTCCTCGTCCTTGAGATAGCGCCAGCCTTGATGCGCGCGTTTGGCGCGCGGTTCGACCATGATCAGGCGCGGTTCGAGCATGATGTTCCAGCGCCCGTCATCCCGCTGGGCAAAGCCGCGGATCGGGCTGCGGCCGATCATCGCGTGATCGTAGATCCAGTAAAGCGATCCGCCGATCATCTCCTCATGCCGTTTGGGCAGATAGCGCGTGCTGGCGAAAGCTTCGGAATAGCTTTCCAGCCATTGGCGCAGGTCTTCCACGCTGGTCGCGCCATAGGCGATCTTGGTCATGTGCAGGGGCATGGCCTCAACATAGGCGCGCCCTGCGCGGGGGCAAGGGTCAGGAGACCAGTCCGCTCACTGTCGCGAGGCCGAGGAAGGCGAGGAAACCCATCGAATCCGTCGTCATGGTGACGAAGATGGAGGAGGCGATTGCCGGGTCCGCTTTCAGGCGTTCCAGCGTCAGCGGGACGAGAACACCGGCCAGCCCGGCAACAAGGATGTTGGTCATCATCGCCATGGCGATGACTATGCCCAGCAAGGGATCGTGGAACAGCAGAGTCACCACCACGCCGATAATCACGGCAACCGTGCCGCCGTTCATCAGTGCGATGCCCAGTTCGCGGCGGACCGCGCGCCAGGCGTTGCTGGCGGTCAACTGGTTGGTGGCCAGCGCGCGCACCGTCACCGCCAGCGTCTGCGTGCCTGCATTGCCGCCGATCCCGGCGACGATCGGCATCAGCGTCGCCAGCGCGACCATCTTGGCGATCGTGTCTTCGAACGTGGCGATGATGGACGAGGCGACCGCGGCGGTCAGCATATTGGCGATCAGCCAGCGGACACGCGCGCCGTAGGCTTCGCGAATCGGTTCGTTGATATCGCCATCACCGGCCCCGGACAGAAGCATGACGTCTTCGTCCGCTTCTTCCTGAATGATGTGAACGATATCGTCGACCGTGAGCTGCCCGACGAGCCGCCCCGATTCATCCACAACGGCGGCGGAAATCAGCGCGTACTTCTGGAATTGCAGCGCGACTTCTTCCTGATCCATGCTCACCGGGATCAGCGTCTGTTCGCGCTTCATCACATCGGTCAGCGGGATCGCGCGCGGGGTCCGCAGAATCCACGAAAGCTGGCAGGTGCCGACCGGCTTGTGCTGCGGATCGACAATGAACACTTCCCAGAATTCGGTCGTCAGATCGCCGTTGTCGCGCAGATAATCGATCAGGTCGCCCACGGTCATATGCTCGGGCACAGCGACCAGGTCGCGCTGCATCAGGCGGCCGGCGGTCTCTTCCGGATAGGCCAGCGCGCTTTCCACGGCGGCGCGGCCTTCGGGCTCCATCTCGGCGAGAATCGCGGCCTGCTCGGCCGGTTCGAGATCCTCGATCAGTTGCACCGCGTCGTCGGTTTCCAACTGGTCGGCGATTTCGGCCACCGCTTCGGGCGGCAGGTCCTCGACCATGTCATCGCGAACGTGATCGTTCAGTTCGGCGATGACTTCGCCCGTCATCAGGTCGGAAATGGCGCGGGCCAGCGGCGCGCGTTCATCGCGTTCGAGCAGCTCGAAAAGGTCGGCGATGTCGGCGGCGTGGAGCGGTTCCACCAGTTCGTAAACCCGCGCATCGTCGCCTTCGGTCAGCGCGTGGGCCACGGAGCGGACGAATTCCGCTCTCAACCGGTTATCCTCGTCGAACTGTTCGCGCTCTTCCTCCGCCTGCGGCGAGTCGGTGCGGTGCAGTTCGTCGAGTTCGTCCGGCGTCATGCGCCTCTCCTATTGCGCGGCGCAACAAATGCAACCGCGCGGGGTGACATTGCGTGGATGAGCCTTATATCGACCGCCGTTCAAACAGGAGTTTTTGCCCATGGCCGATGAAAAACTGACTCTTACTCTCGAAAGCGGCGATGTCGTTATCAAGCTTCGCCCGGATCTGGCACCCGGCCATGTCGCCCGCATCACCGAGCTGGTGAAGGAAGGCTTTTACGATGGTGTGACATTCCACCGCGTGATTCCCGGCTTCATGGCGCAGGGCGGTTGCCCCAACGGCACCGGCATGGGCGGCTCCGACAAGCCTGACCTGCAGGCCGAATTCAACGACCAGCCGCACGTGCGCGGTGTGTGTTCCATGGCCCGCACGTCCTATCCGCACAGCGCGAACAGCCAGTTCTTCATCTGTTTCGACGATGCGCGGTTCCTCGACAAGCAGTACACCGTGTGGGGCGAAGTCGAAAGCGGGATGGAACATGTCGACGCCTTGCCCAAGGGCGAGCCGCCCGCAAACCCGGGCAAGATTCTGAAAGCCACCGTTTCCTGAGAACGGAAGGAAAGCCGGGGAGTGATCTTCCCGGCTTTTTCTTTTTGAAGGCGCAGTACCTTTTCCCTTTGTCACCCTGAACTTGGTTCAGGGCCCATCTCTCCAGATCGCGTATTTGTCTGTGGGGAGAAATGGATGCTGAACCAAGTTCAGCATGACGGAGAGAGATTGATGTTCGCGCTCTTTGACGAGAGAGCTGTGGCTGGCCAGCCTTAAAGCCCTGCGTGCACCAGCCATTCGTAGAAGATACGCACCGGGCGGGTTTCGAGCGCTTTCGGACGGCAGACGAACCAGTAGCTGTAGGGGCTTTCCACTTCGCGTTCGGGGTAGAGCAGCGCCAGCCGCCGGTCGCCCGCACGGCGGAAGTGGTCGTCATGCATGATTGCGATGCCGAGCCCCTGCGCGGCGGCTTCCAGAAGAAGCTGGCCCGAATCGAAATGATCGACCGCTGCCGGTTCGAGACCGTTCAGCCCCATCGCGTTCCGCCATGCGCCGAAGCTTTCGGGCATTTCCTGATGCACCAGGAACGTCTGGCGCGACAGCGCCTCCATGCTCGGTTCCTCGCCGATCTCCTCGGTCAGGTCACGGGCGCAGATCGCATAGACGCGGTTGTGATCGAGCCGGAAGGAATGAAATCCCGGATCGGGTTCGCGCACCAGCAGAATGGCGCAATCCAGCGTATCGCCAACGCGGGTTTCCAGATGCGGCCCGGTGTCCATGTCGATGTGCAGGCGCGGGTGCAGCTTGCGCAATTCCGCCAGGCGGGGGAACAGCCGCTGGCTGCCGAACAGCGGCAGCACGCCCAGATGGAGGCGCCACAGCGTCAGATTCTCCGACTGGTCCTCCACCGCGGTGGCCAGCGCTTCGAGATGCGGGGACACCGCATCGTAGAAAGCGCGCCCGTCATCGGTAAGCTGCATCGCCTGATGGGCGCGCGTGAACAGCTTCTTGCCGATGAATTCCTCAAGGTTGGCGACCCGGCGGGACAGGGCGGACGGCGACAGGGCGAGTTCTTCCGCCGCCGCCCGGGCCGAGCCCAGACGAACGATGCGCACGAAAGCCTCGAGCGCGCGCAGCGGCGGTAAGCGTCGCGTTGGCACCAATGAATCCTAGTCTTGCGTCCCGTCATCGCCATTCGACGGCGGATGGAGGCGTAGCCGCGTAACATGGCGCTCGTCGCCATCGGTCACTTCGATTCGCCATCCGCTGTCATGCTCAAGCACAGCCCCGACCGGCGGAACCTGTCCCGCCAGCACGAACGCCAAGCCGCCGAGAGTATCCACGGCTTCGTCGACTTCGGCAAGCCGTGGATCGACCTTTTCCGAAATGTCGTCGAGTTCCGCGCGGGCATCGGCATCCCACATGCCGTTGCCGATGGGCACGATCAGTTCGGTCGGCGCGTCGTCATGCTCGTCTTCGATATCGCCGACGATCTCTTCGACCAGATCTTCGATCGTGATGATCCCGTCGACCCCGGAATATTCGTCGACCACCACCGCCAGATGAATCCGGCGGCTGCGCATGTCGGCCAGCACGTCGAGCGCGCTGCGCGATTGCGGGACATAGAGCGGCTGGCGCATCAGCGTGGTCCAGTCCGCCGGGGCGGGCAGGCCCTTGGCGAGATAGCTGAAGACATCCTTCACGTGGATCATGCCGATTACCGAATCGAGCGTGTCGCGATAGACGGGAATGCGCGAATGGCCGTGTTCGGCGAAGCTGGCGACCAGTTCCGGCCAGCTTGCATCCGCGGAAATGGCGATGATCTCGCTGCGCGGGATTGCGACATCGTCGGCATCGTGCTCGCTGAAATGGAGCAGGTTGCGCAGCATCTGCAATTCCACCGCGGACAGATCGCCCTTTCTGGAACGGTCCGCCGGATTGCTATGCTCTTCCACGTGTTCGTCGATCGCTTCTTCCAATTGGGCCCGCAGCGATTGATCGCTGTCCTCCCCCTCGAAGAAACGCCGAATGACGCGCCACAGGCTGCGTCTACTGTCCGGTTCTCCCGAACCGTTTTCGCCTTCCCTGTTTTCGGGCCCGGCCACTTCAATCTCCCTCAGTCATGGTGGTCTCCATATGGGTCGGCGATGCCCAGATGTGCAAGCGTCTTTATCTCCAATTCTTCCATCGCGCGGGCGTCTTCGGGCGAAGTCTCGTGATCGTGGCCCGCCAGATGCAGCAGGGCATGGACGATCAGGTGCATGGCGTGATGGTCCACGCCGATCGCTTTCTCCTCCGCCTCGCGCGCGCAGGTTTCCCAGGCCAATGCGATATCGCCCAGCATTTCGGGCGGGCCGTCGGCGGGAAGGGCCAGCAGCTCGCCCCGTTCCAGCATGGGGAAGGACAGGACATTGGTCGGCTTGTCCTTGCCGCGCCATTCGCGGTTGAGCACGTGGACTTCGGCATCGGACGTGAACAGCACGCTGGCGAGCAGGCGGGGATTGGCGAGTTCCGGGGCGCTCTCCTGCAGCGCTTCGGCGGCACGCTCGGCCAGATCGGCCCAATCCGCCGAAGCGGGCCAGGGTTCCTCGATATCGATTTCCAGATTCACTGTGCCTCCGCAAGGCGGTCATCCGCCCGGACGCTGCCAGTGTCATGGGAGTGAGGCCGGGTAAAGAGTGTTTCGGGCCGGAAGGGCGGCGAACAGGTTGACGCAGAACGGCCCGAAAGTGCGGTCGGTGCGGGCGCGCATGGCGTTCGTCCGGTCCGCTGCCGCGCGGCGTCGCTCCGTAATCGCAACCTGCTGCGAAAGCCCGGTTTCGCGCGGCTGGCGCGTGATCGCGGCGAAGCGTGCGCCGATGCATCCGGCCCCGGATCACGCCGCCGCAGGCGGGCACCGGCACCCCGGCCAGTGTGACTTTTCGGGGAGGTGTTTTTCCGCTCATGCGCCGGCTGTGGATGCGCGGCAGTACCCGCGCGGGGGCAGCCAGCGGAGAAGGGGCGGTGAAGCGTGCGGCGTCATCTGGGAGGTTAAGCCAGATTTCCCGGGTGTAGGAAAGTTTTCCGCCTTCCGCACCCGGAGGCGAAATGGATCCCGGATCAAGTCCGGGATGATGCTTTGGGGTTGGCAGTTACGGGG contains:
- a CDS encoding DUF1489 domain-containing protein yields the protein MPLHMTKIAYGATSVEDLRQWLESYSEAFASTRYLPKRHEEMIGGSLYWIYDHAMIGRSPIRGFAQRDDGRWNIMLEPRLIMVEPRAKRAHQGWRYLKDEDAPPDLGSGVMEGDVLPGHLVKELAKLGLV
- the mgtE gene encoding magnesium transporter, producing the protein MTPDELDELHRTDSPQAEEEREQFDEDNRLRAEFVRSVAHALTEGDDARVYELVEPLHAADIADLFELLERDERAPLARAISDLMTGEVIAELNDHVRDDMVEDLPPEAVAEIADQLETDDAVQLIEDLEPAEQAAILAEMEPEGRAAVESALAYPEETAGRLMQRDLVAVPEHMTVGDLIDYLRDNGDLTTEFWEVFIVDPQHKPVGTCQLSWILRTPRAIPLTDVMKREQTLIPVSMDQEEVALQFQKYALISAAVVDESGRLVGQLTVDDIVHIIQEEADEDVMLLSGAGDGDINEPIREAYGARVRWLIANMLTAAVASSIIATFEDTIAKMVALATLMPIVAGIGGNAGTQTLAVTVRALATNQLTASNAWRAVRRELGIALMNGGTVAVIIGVVVTLLFHDPLLGIVIAMAMMTNILVAGLAGVLVPLTLERLKADPAIASSIFVTMTTDSMGFLAFLGLATVSGLVS
- a CDS encoding peptidylprolyl isomerase; translation: MADEKLTLTLESGDVVIKLRPDLAPGHVARITELVKEGFYDGVTFHRVIPGFMAQGGCPNGTGMGGSDKPDLQAEFNDQPHVRGVCSMARTSYPHSANSQFFICFDDARFLDKQYTVWGEVESGMEHVDALPKGEPPANPGKILKATVS
- a CDS encoding LysR substrate-binding domain-containing protein; protein product: MPTRRLPPLRALEAFVRIVRLGSARAAAEELALSPSALSRRVANLEEFIGKKLFTRAHQAMQLTDDGRAFYDAVSPHLEALATAVEDQSENLTLWRLHLGVLPLFGSQRLFPRLAELRKLHPRLHIDMDTGPHLETRVGDTLDCAILLVREPDPGFHSFRLDHNRVYAICARDLTEEIGEEPSMEALSRQTFLVHQEMPESFGAWRNAMGLNGLEPAAVDHFDSGQLLLEAAAQGLGIAIMHDDHFRRAGDRRLALLYPEREVESPYSYWFVCRPKALETRPVRIFYEWLVHAGL
- a CDS encoding hemolysin family protein, with the protein product MAGPENREGENGSGEPDSRRSLWRVIRRFFEGEDSDQSLRAQLEEAIDEHVEEHSNPADRSRKGDLSAVELQMLRNLLHFSEHDADDVAIPRSEIIAISADASWPELVASFAEHGHSRIPVYRDTLDSVIGMIHVKDVFSYLAKGLPAPADWTTLMRQPLYVPQSRSALDVLADMRSRRIHLAVVVDEYSGVDGIITIEDLVEEIVGDIEDEHDDAPTELIVPIGNGMWDADARAELDDISEKVDPRLAEVDEAVDTLGGLAFVLAGQVPPVGAVLEHDSGWRIEVTDGDERHVTRLRLHPPSNGDDGTQD
- the ybeY gene encoding rRNA maturation RNase YbeY, whose translation is MNLEIDIEEPWPASADWADLAERAAEALQESAPELANPRLLASVLFTSDAEVHVLNREWRGKDKPTNVLSFPMLERGELLALPADGPPEMLGDIALAWETCAREAEEKAIGVDHHAMHLIVHALLHLAGHDHETSPEDARAMEELEIKTLAHLGIADPYGDHHD